CTTCAGCGCCATCGTGACCGTCGGCGACGGCAAGGGCAAGGTCGGCGTGGCCATGGGCAAGGCGAACGAGATCGCCGACGCCATCCGCAAGGGTGGCGAGGGTGCCCGCGCGGCGCAGATCTCCGTGCCGATGCAGAACGACACGATCCCCTACCAGGTGGTCGGACGCTTCGGCGCCAGCCGCGTGCTGCTGAAGCCCGCCAGTCCGGGTACCGGCGTCATCGCCGCCGGCGGCGTGCGCGCCATCCTCGAGGCGGCCGGCGTGAAGAACATCCTCACCAAGCAGCTCGGCTCGCGGAATCCCAACAACGTGGTCAAGGCCACGATGGACGGGCTGCGGCAGCTGCGCACGGTGGAGGACTTCGCGGCCAAGCGCGGCCTGAGCGTACCCGAGGTGCTCGGTCTGCCCAAGCCGTCCGGCAGGAAGGCCGCTCCCGCCCCGGCGGAGGCCGCGGCCGAGACCGCCGAGACCAAGGAGTCCTAGATCATGAGTGCGAAGCTGAAGATTACCCAGGTGCGCAGCGTCATCGGTCGTCCCGAGAAGCACCGCCGCATCATCGAATCGCTGGGCCTGAAGCGGAACCAGACTTCCGTGGTCCACGACGACACGCCCGCGATCCGCGGGATGGTGTTCAAGGTTCGCCATCTCGTGAACGTTGAAGAGGTGAATTAGACATGCTGAAGCTGAACAACATCGGGGCGCCCAAGGGGGCGAACCGGGACAAGAAGCGCCGCGGTCGCGGTCCGGGCTCCGGCCAGGGCAAGACCGGCGGGCGCGGGCACAAGGGCCAGAAGGCCCGCAGCGGCGGCGGCATCCCGCCCTGGTTCGAGGGCGGTCAGATGCCCCTGAACCGCCGTCTGCCCAAGCGCGGTTTCACGAACATCTTCAAGAAGTCGTACCAGCTGGTGAATCTGGACGAGCTGGAAACGCGCCTCGACGCGGGCAAGGTGGACGCCGAGACCCTGGCGAACGCCGGCCTGATCAAGAACCCCACGCTCCCGGTCAAGCTGCTGGGCAGGGGCAAGGTCGAGAAGTCGTTCCAGATCGAAGTCGCCAAGGCCAGCAAGGCGGCCGTCGCCGCGGTGGAAGCCGCGGGCGGATCGGTCACCGTCACTGGTTGAGGGAGTCCCCCGCGGGGAACCCCGGGTAACGTCCAGAAAAAGGAAGCTCTGCCTTGAACATTACCAGCAGCTACCAAAGCATGTTCAGGATCCCCGAACTGAAGCGGCGGCTCCTGTTCACCGGTCTGATCCTGTTGGTCTACCGGCTGGGGGGGCACGTCCCCACGCCGGGCATCAACCGGGCGGCCCTCGCCTCGTTCTTCGACGCCCAGTCGGGCTCGCTGATGGGGCTGTACGACATGTTCTCCGGCGGCAACCTCCGTCAGGCCACGATCTTCGCGTTGGGCATCATGCCGTACATCAGCGCCTCGATCATCTTCCAGCTTCTCCAGGCCGTGGTGCCGTACTTCGAGAAGCTGGCCAAGGAAGGCGAAGAGGGCCGCAAGAAGATCACCCAGTACACCCGGTTCGCCACGGTCGCCCTCGCCGCGATCCAGAGCTTCGGCATGGCGGCCGGCCTCGAGCAGATGGCCGGCGGGATCGTCACCAGCCCGGGCCTCGGCTTCAAGCTGCTGACCATGATCACGCTCACCGCCGGCACGGTCTTCGTCATGTGGCTCGGTGAGCAGATCACCGAACGCGGCATCGGCAACGGCATCTCGCTGATCATCTTCATCGGGATCGTCGCCCGCTACCCGACCGACATCCTGAACACGGCGCAGCAGCTGGCCAGCGGCGACATGCACATCGTCAAGGCCCTGCTCATCGGCGCCTTCATGCTGCTCGTGATCGGCGGCATCATCGCCATCACCCAGGGGCAGCGGAAGATCCCGGTCCAGTACGCCAAGAAGATCGTGGGGCGGCGCGTCTACGGCGGGGCCAACACCCACATCCCGCTGAAGGTCAACACCGCCGGCGTGATCCCCATCATCTTCGCCCAGTCGATCATCATGTTCCCGGCCACGCTGATGAACATCTTCCCCGATTCGGGCTTCTTCACGACCCTCGGCGGCCTCTTCCGGCCGCCCAATCCGGTCTACGTGATCGTGTACTCGGCCCTGATCATCCTGTTCGCCTACTTCTACACCGCGGTGATCCTCAACCCGGTCGACCTGGCGGACAACATGAAGAAGAACAGCGGCTTCATCCCCGGCGTGCGCCCGGGCAAGAAGACCGCCGAGTACATCGACCGCGTGCTGACGCGGGTGACGCTGCCGGGCGCCATCTTCCTGGCGATCATCGCGATCCTGCCGGACCTGATGATCAGCTTCCTGAACGTGCCGTTCTACTTCGGCGGCACGGGCCTGCTGATCGTCGTCGGCGTGGCGCTGGACACGCTCCAGCAGATCGAGTCGCACCTGGTGATGCGGCACTACGACGGATTCATGACCAAGGGTCGCCTGCGGGCCCGGAGGTAGCGGTATGAACATCGTCATCATGGGGCCCCCGGGCGTGGGGAAGGGAACCCAGTCCCACGCCATCGTCACGAGCAAGAAGGTCGTCCACATCTCCACCGGCGACATGCTGCGCATGGCCATCCGGAGCGGCACCGAGCTCGGCCTGAAGGTCGAGACGGTGATGAAGGCGGGCGACCTGGTCTCGGACGAACTGATGATGGAGATCATCAAGGACCGGCTCTCCCAGGATGACGTGAAGAACGGGTGGCTGCTCGACGGCTTCCCCCGGACGTTCTACCAGGCCGACGAGTTCACCAAGATGCTCGACGAGATCGGCCAGACGATCCACGCGGTGCTCGTCATCGACGCCCCGGCCGAGGAGATCGTGCGCCGCCTGAACGGCCGCATCACCTGCCGGGCCTGCAACGAGGTCATGAACCTGACCGGATTCGCCTCGGTCAGCCCGCAATACTGCCCCTTCTGCGGCAAGGACAAGGATCCGAAGCGCGAAGGGAAGTCGGCCCTCTACCAGCGGGCCGACGACAAGGAAGAGACCATCCGGCATCGGCTGGAGATCTTCCGCAAGAAGACCCTGCCGGCCGCCTGGTGCCTCGAGGAGCGCTATCCGCTCCACGAGATCGACGGCCTGGGCACCCCCGAGGAAGTCGGGGCGCGCATCGCCAAGGCCCTGGGCTAGACGGGATTCGCGTGAGCTGGAGCAGGCAGAGAATCAATTTGAAGTCGGCCGATCAGGTTGACAAAATGCAGGCCAGCGCCGAGATTTTGGCTTCTGTCTTCCTCGCGATCCGCGAGATGGTGGTCCCCGGGGTCACCACGGGGGAGATCGACGAGGCCATCGAATCCCGCATCAGGGAAGCTGGCTGTGTCCCTTCGTTCAAGGGATACCACGGCTTCCCTGCGTCTGCCTGCATCTCGGTCAACGAGGAAGTGGTGCATGGGATCCCGGGCGACCGGGAGCTGTTGTCGGGCGACATCGTCGGCATCGACATCGGCGTCCTGAAGGACGGTTGGCACGCCGACAGCGCCGAGACCCTGGCCGTGGGCGAGATCGACCCGGAAGCGGCGCGGCTGCTGCAGGTGACCCGCGAGTGCCT
This region of bacterium genomic DNA includes:
- the secY gene encoding preprotein translocase subunit SecY; translation: MNITSSYQSMFRIPELKRRLLFTGLILLVYRLGGHVPTPGINRAALASFFDAQSGSLMGLYDMFSGGNLRQATIFALGIMPYISASIIFQLLQAVVPYFEKLAKEGEEGRKKITQYTRFATVALAAIQSFGMAAGLEQMAGGIVTSPGLGFKLLTMITLTAGTVFVMWLGEQITERGIGNGISLIIFIGIVARYPTDILNTAQQLASGDMHIVKALLIGAFMLLVIGGIIAITQGQRKIPVQYAKKIVGRRVYGGANTHIPLKVNTAGVIPIIFAQSIIMFPATLMNIFPDSGFFTTLGGLFRPPNPVYVIVYSALIILFAYFYTAVILNPVDLADNMKKNSGFIPGVRPGKKTAEYIDRVLTRVTLPGAIFLAIIAILPDLMISFLNVPFYFGGTGLLIVVGVALDTLQQIESHLVMRHYDGFMTKGRLRARR
- a CDS encoding adenylate kinase, giving the protein MNIVIMGPPGVGKGTQSHAIVTSKKVVHISTGDMLRMAIRSGTELGLKVETVMKAGDLVSDELMMEIIKDRLSQDDVKNGWLLDGFPRTFYQADEFTKMLDEIGQTIHAVLVIDAPAEEIVRRLNGRITCRACNEVMNLTGFASVSPQYCPFCGKDKDPKREGKSALYQRADDKEETIRHRLEIFRKKTLPAAWCLEERYPLHEIDGLGTPEEVGARIAKALG
- the rpmD gene encoding 50S ribosomal protein L30 codes for the protein MSAKLKITQVRSVIGRPEKHRRIIESLGLKRNQTSVVHDDTPAIRGMVFKVRHLVNVEEVN
- a CDS encoding 30S ribosomal protein S5, which produces FSAIVTVGDGKGKVGVAMGKANEIADAIRKGGEGARAAQISVPMQNDTIPYQVVGRFGASRVLLKPASPGTGVIAAGGVRAILEAAGVKNILTKQLGSRNPNNVVKATMDGLRQLRTVEDFAAKRGLSVPEVLGLPKPSGRKAAPAPAEAAAETAETKES
- the rplO gene encoding 50S ribosomal protein L15, with product MKLNNIGAPKGANRDKKRRGRGPGSGQGKTGGRGHKGQKARSGGGIPPWFEGGQMPLNRRLPKRGFTNIFKKSYQLVNLDELETRLDAGKVDAETLANAGLIKNPTLPVKLLGRGKVEKSFQIEVAKASKAAVAAVEAAGGSVTVTG